Proteins encoded in a region of the Zea mays cultivar B73 chromosome 4, Zm-B73-REFERENCE-NAM-5.0, whole genome shotgun sequence genome:
- the LOC100282965 gene encoding nucleotide-binding protein 1, whose protein sequence is MENGGGKGDVPNDANEHCPGTQSEEAGKADACAGCPNQQICATAPKGPDPDVVAIVERLATVKHKLLVLSGKGGVGKSTFSAQLSFALAEMDHQVGLLDIDICGPSIPKMLGLEGQDIHQSNLGWSPVYVESNLGVMSIGFMLPNPDDAVIWRGPRKNGLIKQFLKDVDWGEIDYLVVDAPPGTSDEHISIVQYLQATGIDGAIIVTTPQQVSLIDVRKEINFCKKVGVPVLGVVENMSGLRQPLSDLSFVKPGEAGETDATEWALNYIKEKAPELLSVMACSEVFDSSKGGAEKMCREMGVPFLGKVPMDPQLCKAAEEGRSCFSDQKCGASAPALQSIVKKLIKTG, encoded by the exons ATGGAGAACGGCGGCGGCAAAGGCGACGTTCCCAACGATGCGAACGAAC ATTGCCCTGGAACGCAGTCGGAGGAGGCGGGGAAGGCGGATGCCTGCGCTGGGTGCCCCAACCAGCAGATTTGCGCCACCGCCCCCAAGGGCCCCGATCCCG ATGTGGTTGCTATTGTTGAGAGGTTGGCTACTGTGAAACACAAATTATTAGTTTTGTCTGGAAAGGGAGGTGTTGGAAAGAGCACATTCTCAGCCCAACTCTCCTTTGCCTTAGCTGAAATGGACCATCAGGTTGGCCTTCTTGACATAGATATATGTGGCCCTAGCATCCCAAAAATGTTAGGCCTCGAGGGACAAGATATTCATCAGAGCAACCTTGGTTGGTCACCTGTGTATGTCGAGTCCAACCTTGGCGTGATGTCGATTGGTTTCATGCTGCCTAATCCAGATGACGCTGTCATATGGAGGGGTCCCCGCAAGAATGGACTGATCAAGCAGTTCTTAAAGGATGTTGACTGGGGGGAGATTGACTATCTTGTAGTGGATGCTCCTCCAGGAACATCTGATGAGCACATCTCGATTGTGCAATACCTTCAAGCCACAGGAATTGATGGCGCTATAATCGTCACAACTCCGCAGCAGGTCTCTCTTATTGACGTGAGGAAGGAGATAAACTTCTGCAAGAAGGTCGGCGTTCCTGTCCTAGGTGTTGTGGAGAAcatgagtggcctgaggcagccacTTTCAGATCTCAGTTTCGTCAAGCCTGGTGAGGCGGGCGAGACAGACGCGACAGAGTGGGCCCTGAACTACATCAAGGAGAAAGCCCCTGAGCTTCTGTCAGTCATGGCCTGCAGCGAGGTATTTGATAGCAGCAAGGGAGGCGCCGAGAAGATGTGCCGTGAAATGGGGGTTCCTTTCCTTGGCAAGGTGCCCATGGATCCGCAGCTGTGCAAGGCGGCTGAGGAAGGGAGGTCATGCTTCAGTGATCAGAAATGCGGTGCCAGTGCGCCGGCTCTTCAGAGCATTGTAAAGAAGCTGATCAAGACTGGGTGA
- the LOC100282965 gene encoding nucleotide-binding protein 1 isoform X1: protein MNSSLQLMLWKLLTLMDLECDVVAIVERLATVKHKLLVLSGKGGVGKSTFSAQLSFALAEMDHQVGLLDIDICGPSIPKMLGLEGQDIHQSNLGWSPVYVESNLGVMSIGFMLPNPDDAVIWRGPRKNGLIKQFLKDVDWGEIDYLVVDAPPGTSDEHISIVQYLQATGIDGAIIVTTPQQVSLIDVRKEINFCKKVGVPVLGVVENMSGLRQPLSDLSFVKPGEAGETDATEWALNYIKEKAPELLSVMACSEVFDSSKGGAEKMCREMGVPFLGKVPMDPQLCKAAEEGRSCFSDQKCGASAPALQSIVKKLIKTG, encoded by the exons ATGAATAGTTCACTACAACTAATGCTATGGAAGCTTCTAACTTTGATGGACCTTGAATGTG ATGTGGTTGCTATTGTTGAGAGGTTGGCTACTGTGAAACACAAATTATTAGTTTTGTCTGGAAAGGGAGGTGTTGGAAAGAGCACATTCTCAGCCCAACTCTCCTTTGCCTTAGCTGAAATGGACCATCAGGTTGGCCTTCTTGACATAGATATATGTGGCCCTAGCATCCCAAAAATGTTAGGCCTCGAGGGACAAGATATTCATCAGAGCAACCTTGGTTGGTCACCTGTGTATGTCGAGTCCAACCTTGGCGTGATGTCGATTGGTTTCATGCTGCCTAATCCAGATGACGCTGTCATATGGAGGGGTCCCCGCAAGAATGGACTGATCAAGCAGTTCTTAAAGGATGTTGACTGGGGGGAGATTGACTATCTTGTAGTGGATGCTCCTCCAGGAACATCTGATGAGCACATCTCGATTGTGCAATACCTTCAAGCCACAGGAATTGATGGCGCTATAATCGTCACAACTCCGCAGCAGGTCTCTCTTATTGACGTGAGGAAGGAGATAAACTTCTGCAAGAAGGTCGGCGTTCCTGTCCTAGGTGTTGTGGAGAAcatgagtggcctgaggcagccacTTTCAGATCTCAGTTTCGTCAAGCCTGGTGAGGCGGGCGAGACAGACGCGACAGAGTGGGCCCTGAACTACATCAAGGAGAAAGCCCCTGAGCTTCTGTCAGTCATGGCCTGCAGCGAGGTATTTGATAGCAGCAAGGGAGGCGCCGAGAAGATGTGCCGTGAAATGGGGGTTCCTTTCCTTGGCAAGGTGCCCATGGATCCGCAGCTGTGCAAGGCGGCTGAGGAAGGGAGGTCATGCTTCAGTGATCAGAAATGCGGTGCCAGTGCGCCGGCTCTTCAGAGCATTGTAAAGAAGCTGATCAAGACTGGGTGA